The Congregibacter litoralis KT71 genome contains a region encoding:
- a CDS encoding Hsp20 family protein → MRNTIDFSPLYHSAIGFDRMASLLDSVARDSKPSYPPYNIEQVEENQYRITMAVAGFTEDELEITSEQNSLVISGRHQGDSENRNYLHRGIANRDFERKFQLAEHVKVVSAKLENGLLHVALEREIPEAMKPRKIAIEGVDSGALLEKDAA, encoded by the coding sequence ATGCGTAACACGATAGATTTTTCCCCCCTTTATCATTCCGCTATTGGTTTTGATCGCATGGCGTCCCTGCTGGACTCCGTAGCGCGAGACAGCAAGCCCAGCTACCCGCCCTACAACATCGAGCAGGTAGAAGAGAACCAGTACCGGATCACCATGGCCGTCGCCGGATTCACGGAAGACGAGCTGGAGATCACCAGTGAGCAGAACAGTCTGGTCATCAGCGGACGGCATCAGGGTGACAGCGAAAACCGCAACTATCTGCACCGCGGCATTGCCAACCGGGATTTTGAGCGCAAGTTCCAGCTTGCCGAGCATGTAAAGGTTGTCTCCGCAAAATTGGAGAACGGCCTCCTTCACGTGGCATTGGAACGCGAAATCCCCGAGGCCATGAAGCCCAGAAAAATCGCCATTGAAGGCGTTGATTCTGGTGCGCTCCTGGAGAAAGACGCCGCCTAG
- a CDS encoding FMN-binding glutamate synthase family protein, with amino-acid sequence MELSELHRLAQGIIEGSALVLAFLVVVAGLTILVMYLVDITQTEQTIRRNYPVVGRFRYFFEHLGEFFRQYFFALDREELPFNRAERSWVYRAAKQVDSTVAFGSTRPLNQEGDIIFLNSPFPTLEEDTVEPRPVTVGADSCEKPYTTSSILNISGMSYGAISRPAITALATGAGEAGIWMNTGEGGLSPYHLQGGCDIVFQIGTAKYGVRDAAGNLDDAKLQEVAAYEQVRMFEIKMSQGAKPGKGGILPGGKVTAEIASIRGIPERSDSISPNGHVDVRSVDDLLDMIERVRRVTGKPTGFKMVVGQLNFFEDLFTAIHRRGVRSAPDFITIDSADGGTGAAPEELIDYVGMPLTESLPIVVDLLQEFGLRDRIKVIASGKMINPGKVAWALACGADFCTSARGFMFALGCIQALQCNKNTCPTGITTHDKELQRGLVPEDKRKRVAAYAKAVARGVGVIAHSCGAPEPRGLERAHVRIIEAGGASHNMTERFPQRPIRTEYKELLSRANP; translated from the coding sequence ATGGAACTATCGGAACTACACCGCCTGGCCCAGGGCATCATCGAGGGAAGCGCCCTGGTATTGGCCTTCCTGGTCGTGGTCGCCGGCCTGACCATCCTCGTGATGTATCTTGTGGACATCACCCAGACGGAACAAACCATTCGCCGCAATTATCCGGTGGTGGGACGTTTCCGCTACTTTTTTGAGCATCTGGGGGAGTTCTTTCGCCAGTACTTTTTTGCCCTCGATCGGGAAGAGCTCCCTTTCAACCGCGCGGAACGCAGCTGGGTCTACCGCGCCGCCAAACAGGTGGACTCCACAGTTGCCTTCGGGTCAACGCGCCCCCTGAACCAGGAGGGCGACATCATCTTTCTCAACAGTCCTTTCCCGACCCTGGAGGAAGACACGGTGGAGCCCCGACCGGTGACCGTGGGCGCCGACAGCTGCGAAAAGCCCTATACCACCTCATCGATTCTCAATATTTCCGGCATGAGCTACGGCGCCATTTCCAGGCCCGCTATTACGGCCCTGGCCACCGGCGCCGGCGAAGCAGGCATCTGGATGAACACCGGCGAGGGCGGCTTGTCGCCCTACCACCTCCAGGGCGGTTGCGACATTGTTTTCCAGATCGGCACGGCCAAATACGGCGTGCGGGATGCGGCGGGTAACCTCGATGACGCCAAGCTCCAGGAGGTCGCAGCCTACGAGCAGGTGCGCATGTTTGAGATAAAAATGAGTCAGGGAGCCAAACCTGGCAAAGGGGGTATTCTTCCCGGCGGCAAGGTCACCGCCGAGATTGCATCCATTCGTGGCATCCCCGAGCGCTCAGACTCCATCAGCCCCAACGGTCACGTGGACGTGCGCTCCGTTGACGATCTTCTGGACATGATCGAACGGGTACGCAGGGTGACGGGCAAGCCCACGGGCTTCAAGATGGTCGTGGGCCAACTCAATTTTTTTGAGGATCTGTTTACCGCCATCCATCGGCGGGGGGTTCGCTCTGCACCGGACTTCATCACCATCGACAGCGCGGACGGCGGCACCGGCGCCGCACCGGAAGAGCTCATCGACTATGTGGGCATGCCGCTTACGGAGTCCCTCCCCATCGTTGTGGATCTCCTCCAGGAGTTCGGACTGCGGGACCGTATCAAGGTCATCGCCTCGGGAAAGATGATCAATCCCGGAAAGGTCGCCTGGGCCCTGGCCTGCGGCGCGGATTTCTGCACATCGGCGCGGGGCTTCATGTTTGCCCTGGGCTGCATCCAGGCATTGCAGTGCAATAAGAACACCTGCCCCACGGGCATCACCACCCATGACAAGGAACTTCAGCGGGGACTGGTGCCCGAGGACAAACGCAAGCGGGTAGCGGCCTATGCAAAAGCCGTGGCCCGGGGCGTGGGTGTCATTGCCCACTCCTGCGGCGCACCGGAACCCCGGGGTCTGGAGCGCGCCCATGTGCGAATCATTGAAGCGGGTGGCGCCTCCCATAATATGACCGAGCGTTTTCCCCAGCGTCCCATTCGCACGGAATACAAAGAGCTGTTGAGTAGAGCCAATCCATGA
- a CDS encoding cation:proton antiporter, which produces MIAIVVEEILALVGLVLLAALLRRFGRLDMSLACILVGFVAGQIIATIGFDTGVQAKDLQDIVFYIILPVLVFEAAWHLDARLLRRWLWPVMLLATLGIVITTVIAAGLSYLGLQDPAGFPWVAALLTGAILSATDPVSVIDQLKAARAPADLGTLFEGESLFNDATAVVLFSLVLTMALSPEVMHANGVSLFTAIFIGGACLGLVTGLLASILLLVLGRPASTTIVLLFTAFGSFFLAEHFFHVSGIMAVMVAALIARGFLKEVEETVASGLTHTWEWSSELLNSILFVIMGLVITLEMFQAHWLAMLIAIGAAVIARLCAVAACGVLTGLTGRRIPRPWQFIMVWGGQRGVIALALALALPLELGYGDTIQSMVFGVILFSLLVQGTTTAALIKRWAPERRLRVRD; this is translated from the coding sequence ATGATCGCCATCGTCGTCGAGGAGATTCTTGCTCTCGTAGGGCTTGTTCTCCTCGCAGCGCTGCTCCGACGTTTTGGCAGACTGGACATGTCTTTGGCCTGCATCCTCGTGGGTTTCGTCGCGGGCCAGATCATCGCCACCATCGGTTTTGATACCGGTGTGCAGGCGAAGGACCTCCAGGACATCGTCTTTTACATCATCCTCCCCGTGCTGGTTTTCGAGGCGGCCTGGCATCTGGATGCGAGGCTCCTACGCCGCTGGCTCTGGCCCGTCATGCTGCTGGCGACCCTGGGTATTGTTATCACCACGGTGATCGCTGCCGGCCTGTCCTATCTGGGACTTCAGGACCCCGCCGGCTTTCCCTGGGTGGCGGCGCTTCTCACCGGTGCCATTCTCTCGGCTACGGATCCCGTATCGGTGATCGATCAGCTAAAGGCCGCCCGCGCCCCCGCCGACCTGGGAACGCTGTTCGAGGGCGAGAGTCTGTTCAACGATGCCACAGCCGTTGTGCTGTTTTCCCTGGTGCTCACCATGGCCCTGTCGCCGGAAGTGATGCACGCCAATGGTGTCAGCCTGTTCACCGCCATTTTTATTGGGGGCGCCTGCCTGGGTCTGGTCACGGGCCTGCTCGCCAGCATTTTACTCCTGGTGCTGGGGCGGCCGGCGAGTACCACTATCGTGCTGCTCTTCACGGCTTTTGGTAGCTTCTTTCTGGCAGAGCACTTCTTCCACGTCTCGGGGATCATGGCAGTGATGGTCGCCGCCTTGATCGCACGGGGCTTTCTCAAGGAGGTGGAAGAGACCGTGGCCAGCGGGCTGACACATACCTGGGAGTGGTCCAGCGAGCTCCTCAACAGCATTCTTTTCGTGATTATGGGGCTGGTGATCACCCTGGAGATGTTCCAGGCCCACTGGCTGGCGATGCTTATTGCCATCGGTGCCGCGGTGATCGCAAGACTCTGCGCCGTCGCGGCCTGCGGTGTCCTCACGGGGCTGACCGGGCGGCGAATACCACGGCCCTGGCAGTTTATTATGGTGTGGGGCGGCCAACGCGGTGTCATTGCTCTGGCCCTGGCCCTGGCGTTACCCCTGGAACTCGGTTACGGAGACACCATTCAATCGATGGTGTTCGGGGTGATTCTTTTCAGTCTGCTGGTGCAAGGCACCACCACTGCTGCACTGATCAAACGCTGGGCGCCGGAGCGACGACTTCGCGTGCGTGACTGA
- a CDS encoding SufE family protein: MSVAPNPFGVSITVDDIIENLGFFDSWEDRYRYIIDLGRELPEMPAELRSEDRLVRGCQSQVWIDVEEAGEAGKAGSDDKDRLQLSADSDAFIVKGLLAVVLAAFNNKAPDDILAFDINAYFEELGLMRHLSPTRGNGLQAMVARIREEATRRQ, from the coding sequence ATGAGCGTCGCCCCCAACCCATTTGGTGTGTCTATCACCGTAGACGACATTATTGAGAACCTCGGTTTTTTTGACAGCTGGGAAGACCGCTATCGCTACATCATCGATCTGGGTCGGGAGCTGCCCGAGATGCCCGCGGAGCTCCGCAGCGAGGATCGCCTGGTCCGCGGCTGTCAAAGTCAGGTCTGGATAGATGTTGAGGAGGCCGGGGAAGCGGGGAAAGCCGGCAGCGATGATAAAGACCGCTTACAGCTCAGTGCAGATAGCGACGCGTTTATTGTTAAGGGTTTGCTGGCGGTAGTTCTCGCCGCCTTCAATAACAAAGCGCCCGACGACATTCTCGCCTTTGATATCAATGCCTATTTCGAAGAACTGGGTCTTATGCGGCATTTGTCGCCCACCCGGGGAAACGGGCTCCAGGCCATGGTGGCCCGCATTCGCGAAGAAGCTACCCGGCGTCAATAA